The Dokdonella koreensis DS-123 genome has a segment encoding these proteins:
- a CDS encoding ABC transporter permease has product MRQHVIELILFSTYAELRAERARNYLGIIWWLLEPAMMMGAFWLVFDVILKTGGPDNLAFLLTGLTMWQWMKSCITHGGYAIWSNLGLIRQARLPLIVFPLVQMLADTVKFFFIFALLAVILWLLGHPPTVAWLALPVIFVAIFLFAAGGGFILAAVVPFVPDVRFVIEQVLTVVMFLSGVVFALTNMPEKVHAVMQWNPVAGLVDATRGVVMYGRWPDWGALAKVAGVSAAVCALGITMIVRLTPRYPKLAA; this is encoded by the coding sequence ATGCGCCAACACGTCATCGAGCTGATCCTGTTCAGCACCTACGCGGAACTGCGCGCCGAACGCGCCCGCAACTACCTCGGCATCATCTGGTGGCTGCTGGAGCCGGCGATGATGATGGGCGCGTTCTGGCTGGTCTTCGACGTGATCCTGAAGACCGGCGGCCCGGACAACCTGGCGTTCCTGCTGACCGGCCTGACGATGTGGCAGTGGATGAAGTCGTGCATCACGCACGGCGGCTACGCGATCTGGTCCAACCTCGGCCTGATCCGCCAGGCACGCCTGCCGCTGATCGTGTTCCCGCTGGTGCAGATGCTGGCCGACACGGTCAAGTTCTTCTTCATCTTCGCGCTGCTGGCGGTGATCCTCTGGCTGCTCGGCCATCCGCCGACGGTCGCCTGGCTGGCGCTGCCGGTGATCTTCGTGGCGATCTTCCTGTTCGCCGCCGGCGGCGGCTTCATCCTGGCGGCGGTGGTACCGTTCGTGCCGGACGTGCGCTTCGTGATCGAGCAGGTGCTGACCGTGGTGATGTTCCTGTCCGGCGTGGTGTTCGCGCTGACCAACATGCCCGAGAAGGTGCATGCGGTCATGCAGTGGAATCCGGTGGCCGGCCTGGTCGACGCCACCCGCGGCGTGGTGATGTACGGACGCTGGCCCGACTGGGGCGCGCTGGCCAAGGTGGCCGGCGTCTCCGCCGCCGTCTGCGCGCTCGGCATCACGATGATCGTGCGCCTGACGCCGCGCTATCCGAAGCTGGCGGCCTGA
- a CDS encoding ABC transporter ATP-binding protein: protein MSDEVLIELENVGVAFNATRSMRGGRYWALEDVSLRLKRGERLGVIGRNGAGKSTLLRVLAGILEPDRGRVRRGPVSCQLLSLALGFMPYLTGRDNAVLSGLMLGLRQREIIARLPAIREFSELGDFFDEPISSYSSGMVMRLAFSVAIQVEPDVMLIDEVLAVGDAEFQQKSGAALRERMRQGHTVVLVSHSEPEVAKLCDRLLWIEHGRSVMEGDRDSVFEAYHQQLHLTGAAA, encoded by the coding sequence ATGTCCGACGAAGTCCTGATCGAGCTGGAGAACGTCGGCGTCGCCTTCAACGCCACCCGCAGCATGCGCGGCGGCCGCTACTGGGCGCTGGAGGACGTCAGCCTGCGCCTCAAGCGCGGCGAGCGGCTCGGCGTGATCGGCCGCAACGGCGCCGGCAAGAGCACGCTGCTGCGCGTGCTGGCCGGCATCCTGGAACCGGATCGCGGCCGCGTGCGGCGCGGCCCGGTCTCCTGCCAGCTGCTGTCGCTGGCGCTCGGTTTCATGCCGTACCTGACCGGCCGCGACAACGCCGTGCTGTCGGGCCTGATGCTCGGCCTGCGCCAGCGCGAGATCATCGCCCGCCTGCCGGCCATCCGCGAATTCTCCGAGCTCGGCGATTTCTTCGACGAGCCGATCTCCAGCTATTCCAGCGGCATGGTGATGCGCCTGGCGTTCTCGGTCGCGATCCAGGTCGAACCGGACGTGATGCTGATCGACGAGGTGCTGGCCGTGGGCGATGCCGAGTTCCAGCAGAAATCCGGCGCCGCGCTGCGCGAGCGCATGCGCCAGGGCCACACTGTCGTGCTGGTCAGCCATTCGGAGCCGGAAGTAGCCAAGCTGTGCGACCGGCTGCTGTGGATCGAGCACGGCCGCAGCGTGATGGAAGGCGACCGCGACAGCGTGTTCGAGGCCTACCACCAGCAGCTGCACCTGACCGGGGCGGCCGCGTGA